From the genome of Myripristis murdjan chromosome 22, fMyrMur1.1, whole genome shotgun sequence, one region includes:
- the six6a gene encoding homeobox protein SIX6 has protein sequence MFQLPILNFSPQQVAGVCETLEESGDVERLGRFLWSLPVAPAACEVLNKNESVLRARAVVAFHTGNFRELYHILENHKFTKESHTKLQALWLEAHYQEAEKLRGRPLGPVDKYRVRKKFPLPRTIWDGEQKTHCFKERTRHLLREWYLQDPYPNPSKKRELAQATGLTPTQVGNWFKNRRQRDRAAAAKNRLQQQVLSGGSVRSLADEDGTVDRLGNSSSPEASLSSKAAASAISITSSDSECDI, from the exons ATGTTTCAGCTGCCTATCTTGAATTTCAGCCCCCAGCAGGTCGCCGGGGTCTGCGAGACTCTGGAGGAGAGCGGGGACGTCGAGCGCCTCGGCCGCTTCCTCTGGTCGCTGCCCGTCGCCCCGGCGGCCTGCGAGGTCCTCAACAAGAACGAATCGGTGCTGAGGGCCCGGGCCGTCGTTGCCTTCCACACCGGCAATTTCCGCGAACTCTACCACATTCTGGAGAACCACAAGTTCACCAAAGAGTCTCACACGAAATTACAGGCCCTGTGGCTCGAAGCGCACTATCAGGAGGCTGAGAAGCTGCGGGGACGCCCGCTGGGGCCGGTGGACAAATACAGGGTGCGGAAGAAGTTCCCCCTTCCCAGAACGATATGGGATGGAGAGCAGAAAACCCATTGCTTCAAGGAGAGAACCCGGCACTTGTTAAGAGAATGGTATTTGCAGGATCCTTACCCGAACCCCAGTAAAAAGAGAGAGCTTGCACAGGCTACTGGACTTACACCCACACAAGTAGGAAACTGGTTCAAAAATCgtagacaaagagacagagcgGCGGCTGCGAAAAATAG GCTCCAGCAGCAGGTCCTGTCCGGGGGCTCGGTTCGCTCCCTAGCGGACGAGGACGGGACGGTGGATCGTCTGGGGAACTCCTCCAGTCCGGAGGCCAGCCTGTCCAGCAAAGCCGCCGCCTCGGCCATCTCCATCACCTCCAGCGACAGTGAATGTGACATCTGA